GTCGTCGCCGCGCGCGACCTGCTGATGCTCGAGCAGGCGCTGCCGCCGCTGAAAGGGCCGAAACTGAAGCAGGCGCTGCCGAACATCATCGAGGATCAACTGATCCAGGATCCGCAGGGCTGCCACATCGCGGTCGACCCGGTGGCGCTCGACGGCGGGCGCCGCGTGCTCGCGGTGATCGACCGCGCGTGGTTCAAGTTCATCGTCGACGCGTTCGCCGCGGCGGGGCATCGCCATCTGCGCGCGGTGCCCGTCACACGCTGCCTGCCGCCCGCGACGCGGCGCGATACGGCCGAGGCCGCCGTCGAAGCCGTCGCGATGCACGAAGCGGCGGCCGGCGCGCCGGGCGATGGCCACGCGGCCGCCGAAGGCGCGAGCGCGGACACCGTCGCGCTGCCCGAGCCGATCGTCGCGGTCGCGCTTGGTCTTGCCGCCACGGCGAGCGCGCCGTCGCTCGCCGAGGAATCCGCGGCGCTGCTGCCGGAGACGGCCGCCGCGCCGCGCGTCGAACTCGCGCTCGCGCGCGGCGCGCTCGGCGAAGGTTTCGCCGCGCCGGTGTCGACCGCGGTGCCGACGCTCGAAGCGCTCGCGAACGGCACGCCGCTCGAGCTCTACGAGCTCGGCGAGCCGGGCGCCGAGCCGCAGCTCGCGTCGGTGCGGCCGCTCGACGACAAGCGCCTGCTGCCGGGCGCGGCGATCTGGCCGTTCGACGCGCTCGTGCGCCGCGCGCTCGACGCGCGCTTCGACCTGTGCCAGTTCGAATTCGAGTTCGCGCCGTGGCGCTTCGACCACGCGACGTTCATGCGCCTGCGCGTGCCGCTCGCGCTGGCGGCGGCGACGCTCGTCGTCGCGGTGATCGGCGTGAACGCGCACTGGTGGAAGCTCTCGCGCGAACGCGACGCGCTCGCCGCGCAGATCACCGAGACGCTGCTGACGGCGTTTCCGAAGACGACGACGGTGCTCGATCCGGCCGCGCAGATGACGCGCCAGCTCGACCGGCTGCGGATCGCGGCGGGCGAGTTGTCGCCGAACGATTTCCTGTCGCTCGCGAGCCGCCTCGCGCGCTCGCTCGGCCCGCTGCCGCCGAACGGCATCGCGTCGCTCGACTATCACGATCGCCGGCTCGACGTCGGTTTCAAGCCCGAGACCAAGGTCGATCCCGACTTCGCGCAGCGCCTCGCGCGCAACGGCCTCGCGGGCGAGATCGACAGCAGCACGGGCAAGTGGATCATTCGGAGCCGGTCATGAAAACGACGGAGTTCAACGAAGCGCTGAGCCAGTTCTGGGAGGCCCGCACCGCGCGCGAAAAGCTGCTGCTCGGCTGGGGCGGCGCGGTGCTCGCGGTCGCGATCGCGTATTCGGTGCTGTGGTCGCCCGCGCAGGAAGGACGCGCGCGAATTCAGCGCGAGCTGCCGACGATGCGCCACGAGCTTGCCGAGATGACCGCGCAGGCGAACGAGGCGCGCTCGCTCGCGGGCGCCGCGCAAGGCGTCGCGCCGACGGGCGTCGCGTTGAAGGATGCGCTTGCCGCGTCGCTGTCCGATCACGGGCTCGCGGCGGCGCCGCCGCAGGTTGTCGGCGGCGGCGTGCAGATCCAGTTGAAGAACGCGTCGTTTCCCGCGTGGACGCAGTGGCTGGACGACGTGCGCCGCCAGTTCAAGGCGCAGGTCGTCGAAGCGCACGTGAGCGCGCTCAAGGAAGACGGCCAGGTCGACCTGACGGCCGTGCTGCAGCCGGCGTCGGTCAAGTGAGCGATGTCGATGCGCGATACGGCCGATGGAGCGCGCGAATGCCGATGACCTGGCCGATGCGCATCCGGCGCGGCGCGCCGTGGGTCGTCGTCGGCGGCCTCGCGATCCTCGTCACGCTCGTCGCGCTGCTGCCCGCGGCGTGGGTGACGCCGCAGTTCGCGCGCGCGACGGGCGGCCGCGTCAATCTCGTCGATCCGGAAGGCTCGCTCTGGCGCGGCTCGGCGACGCTGCTGCTCGCGCCCGGCGCGGACCGCAGCGCGTCGACGCTCCTGCCCGGCCGCGTCGAATGGCGCACGCGGTTCTGGCCGCTTTTCGCCGGGCGCGTGCGGATGCGGTTGCGCCAGACCGATGCGATGCCCGACGGCGTCGCGCTCGATGCGACGCTGCGCGGCGCGGTGTTGTCGGCGGGCTCGATGGCGGTGCCGGCGTCGCTGCTCGTGGGCCTCGGCACGCCGTTCAACACGCTCGACCTGCAGGGTAACGTGCGGCTCGACTGGACCGACTGGCGGCTCTTCGGCGCGGATGCGTTCGGCCAGCTCACGGTGACGATCACCGACATGAGCTCGCGCGTGTCGCGCGTGAAGCCGCTCGGATCGTACCGGGCGGTGCTCGAGGCGCGCGGCGCGAATTCGACGCTCGACCTGTCGACGTCGAAAGGGCCGCTGATGCTGTCGGGGCAAGGGAGCTTCGGCGCGACGGGCACGTCGTTTCGCGGCACCGCGAGCGCCGCGCCCGAGCAGCGCGACAACCTGGCGGGCCTGCTGAACCTGCTCGGCCATCCGATCGGCGGCGGCGCGGTGTCGTTGATTTATGGCGACGCGGCGCGCTGACGTCGAAGGCGCGGCGAGCCTCGCGTCGATCGGCCGAGGCCGGCTCGCGCGGCCGGCGCGGCCCACGGCTTGGCCGACTTGGGGCCGGCCGCCGGATGCACGTCGACGTTGATGCCGGCGGTGCCGGCGAATCGCCGGTGCGACGACCGGCAGTTCCCGGCCGGCCCCGTCATTGCGTGGGCGTGGCGGCCGGACGGACGGCCGACGCATTGGCCGAGGCCGTCGCGACCACGGCCGCCGATCGGGCCGCCGGCCCAACGGCCGCGGCGGGCGTGGCCGCCGGCGCAACCGCCGCAGCCGGCCCAGACGCAGGCTGCGGCGCGGCGGGCGCCTGCATGCTGCCCGTCTCGCGCGCGATCTGCGACACGTCCCATCCGCCGCCCAGCGCCTTCACGAGCCCGACCGACGACACCATCCGCTGCCCGGAAATCGTCGAGAGCTTCTGCTGCGCGCTGAATGCGGTCGTCTGCGCGGTCAGCACGTTCAGGTAGGCGACCGTGCCCGCCTTGTACTGGTTGAGCGTGATGTCGAGCGCATGCCGCGCGGATTCGACCGCCTGCCGCTGCACGGCGATTTCCTGCTCGAGGATGCGCTGCGACGCGAGGTTGTCCTCGACGTCCTGAAACGCGGACAGCACGGCGGCCCGGTACGCGGCGACGTCCTGGTCGTAGGTCGCGCGCGCGGCTTCCGTCTGCGCGGCGCGCAGACCGGCGTCGAACAGCGTCGCGGCGAGCTGCGGGCCGACCGACCAGAAGCGCGCGGGCAGCGTGAAGAGCTGCGACCACACCGAGCTCTGGAAGCCGCCCGACGCGGACAGCGTGAGCGTGGGGAAGAACGCGGCGATCGCGACGCCGATCTGCTCGTTCGCGGCGGCCGCGCGCCGCTCGGCGGCGGCGACGTCGGGCCGCCGCTCGAGAATCGCCGACGGCACATCGATCGGCATCGCGGGCGGTTCGGCCGTGAGCGGCATCGGCGGCAGCGAGAACGTCGACGCCGGCTCGCCGACGAGCGTCGCGATCGCGTGCTCGTACTGCGCGCGCGCGATGCCGTTGTCGATCGCGGCGGCCTGCGCCGATTGCAACTGCGTTTGCGCCTGGATCACGTCCGAGCGCGCGGCGACGCCCTGTGCGTACTGGTTCTGCGTGAGCTGCAGCGATTTCTGGTACGACGCGACGGTGTCGTCGAGGAGTTTTTGCGTCGCGTCCGCGGCGCGCAATTGGAAATAGGTCTGCGCGAGCGTTGCCTGCGCGGACAGCCGCGCGTTCGCGAGATCGGCGGCCGCGGCCGCTTCCCCCGCCTTCTGCGCGCCGACCGTGCGGCTCACCTTGCCCCACAGGTCCGGCTCCCACGACGCATCCAGGCCGACGTTGTAGGTGTTGCCGATCGTGCGCGTCGTGGTGCCCGACGACAGCGCGCTCGACGCGCGCGATTCGCTCGCGGTCAGCCCGAGCGTCGGGAAGTACGACGCGCGCGCCTGGGCGACGAGCGCACGCGCCTGCCGGTACGCGGCCGCATATTGCGCGACGGTCTGGTTCGACGCGTTGAGCTTGTCGACGAGCGCGTTCAGTTGCGGATCGTCATAGATCGACCACCACGGGCCGCGGTCCGCACGGTCCGCCGGCTGCGCGACCTTCCAGCCGGGCGGCGCTTCCTTGTATGCGGCGGGAATCGCCGCGTCGGGGCGGTGATAGTCGGGCCCGACCGCGCAGCCGGCGAGCAGCACGGCTGCCGCTGCGGCGACGGCGGCGCTCAGCGCGCGGCGCGCGCGCGGATGTGGGACTTGCGGCATGTTCTGGATTCCTGTCGAGGCGGCCGCCGGTGGACCGGACGAGCGGGCGATGCGGCCGAAACGCTGACGGCGTGGCCGAAATGGTAACTGACGGGTGCGGGAATGCGCAGACGTTAGGTTAAGGCGCGGATGGGGCCGGATGTGTTACCGGCGCGCGGCATCGGTTTACCGCGCGTTACGCGCGCCGGCCGCAGCGGCGCGCGGAAAGGGCTCTCAAGAGCAGCGGACGGACTCGCCATGCGCGGCGGCGAGGCATAGCTGCGGCGCCGAAGACTCCCGAGCGGGCGCGGCTCTGCCGCCGCCATCGCGCGCGGCGCGGTGCCGCCGCTGATCGAACCAAGCGAACCCGAGCGCCGCGAGCGAGCCGCCCGGCACGATCAGCAGCGCGGCGTACAGCGCGATCTTCCAGCCGCGATGCGGACCGGACAGCGTGTGGCGGGCAGTGTCGGACAGGTTGCGGCGCAGCGCGCCGGCGGCATGTTTCAGGAACGGCATGGGGAAATCCTCGGGACGCGCACCGGGCAAGGCGGCGGCGCGTGCAAAGCGGGTCAGAACATTGTCTCTGGCGGCGCATTAAGCGCATAACTCATTGACTGAAATAATATTGACTATGCAATAAATATTCAAGATACTGGCGGCGTTTTTCCTGGAATGCACTGTTGCGGTTCGCGCAATCGACCGGACAGCTTGACGATGAGCGGCCTATACGACCCGGAGCACATCGAGCTCGAATCGAGCCTCGGCTATTACCTGACGAAGGCGCGGCAAGCGCTCGTCGAGCGGCTCGACCGTGCGCTCGGCCCGCTCGAGCTGACCGCGCAGCAAATCAGCGTGATCCTGTTGCTCGCGCGCGGGTATGCGCGCACGCCGTTCGAGCTGTCGCGCAAGCTGTCGTACGACAGCGGATCGATGACGCGCATGCTCGACCGGCTCGAGAAGAAGGGCTTCGTCGCGCGCGCGCGCAGCGAATTGGACCGCCGCGTGATCGAGCTCGCGCTGACCGAGCGCGGCGCGCAGGCCGCGCAGGCGCTGCCCGCGCTGATCGCGACCGAGCTGAATGCGCAGCTCGAGGGCTTCTCGGCCGGCGAACTCGCGCTCCTGACCGACCTGCTGCGGCGCTTCATCGCGAACGCGCCGGGCGCCGCGGATTCCGCATGCGCCGCGTCGATCGCCGAGCCGCCGCCGGGTAAGCGCTGACCGGGAAAGAGCATGGACGACCCTCGGATTGCGGCCCGTTTGCCGCCTATTTATCTGTCTGGGCAGAAGCTGACAAGACACTTACTGTCGGTCGATGTGGATGCACAAAAGGATGACGGGGCAACATTCGCCCCTTAGGAGAGACGCATGGCTGCGACGGCCCCCGCTTCCGCTTCCCTTTCCGCCGAGCCGGCGCCGCTGTCGGGCGGCACGCTCGCGCTGCTGACGGTCGGGCTCGCGCTCGGCACGTTCATGGAGGTGCTCGACACGTCGATCGCGAACGTCGCGGTGCCAACGATCTCCGGCAGCCTCGGCGTCGCGACGAGCGAAGGCACGTGGGTGATCTCGTCGTACTCCGTCGCCTCCGCGATCGCGGTGCCGCTCACCGGCTGGCTCGCGCGGCGGGTGGGCGAGGTGCGGCTCTTCACGCTGTCGGTGCTCGCGTTTACGATCGCGTCGGCGCTTTGCGGCCTCGCTGAGAATTTCGAATCGCTGATCGCGTTCCGGCTGCTGCAGGGCCTCGTGTCCGGCCCGATGGTGCCGCTGTCGCAGACGATCCTGATGCGCAGCTATCCGCCCGCGAAGCGCGGGCTCGCACTCGGCCTGTGGGCGATGACGGTGATCGTCGCGCCGATCTTCGGCCCCGTGATGGGCGGCTGGATCACCGACAACTACACGTGGCCGTGGATCTTCTATATCAACCTGCCGATCGGCATGTTCTCGGCCGCGTGCGCGTTCTTCCTGCTGCGCGGCCGCGAGACGAAGACGACGAAGCAGCGGATCGACGCGATCGGGCTCGCGCTCCTCGTGATCGGCGTGTCGTGCCTGCAGATGATGCTCGATCTCGGCAAGGACCGTGACTGGTTCAATTCGACGTTCATCACGTCGCTCGCGCTGATCGCCGTCGTGTCGCTCGCGTTCATGCTCGTGTGGGAGGCGACCGAGAAGGAGCCGGTCGTCGATCTGTCGCTCTTCAAGGACCGCAACTTCGCGCTCGGCGCGATGATCATCTCGTTCGGCTTCATGGCGTTCTTCGGCTCGGTCGTGATCTTCCCGCTGTGGCTGCAGACCGTGATGGGCTACACGGCGGGCCTGGCCGGCCTCGCGACCGCGCCCGTCGGCTTCCTCGCGCTCGTGCTGTCGCCGCTCATCGGCCGCAACATGCACCGGCTCGATCTGCGGATGGTCGCGAGCTTCGCGTTCGTCGTGTTCGCCGGCGTGTCGATCTGGAACTCGACCTTCACGCTCGACGTGCCGTTCAACCACGTGATCCTGCCGCGGCTCGTGCAGGGGATCGGCGTCGCGTGCTTCTTCGTGCCGATGACGACGATCACGCTCTCCAGCATCTCCGACGAGCGGCTCGCGAGTGCGTCGGGGCTGTCGAACTTCCTGCGCACGCTGTCGGGCGCGATCGGCACCGCGGTCAGCTCGACGTTCTGGGAAAACGATGCGATCTATCACCACGCGCGGCTCGCCGAATCCGTGGACGTCTACGCGCAGAGCACGATCGACTTTCAAGGCGCGCTCGCGCGGCTCGGCATCGTGGGCGACGTGTCGACCGCGCAGATCAACCAGATCGTCACGCAGCAGGGCTTCATGATGGCGACCAACGACTTCTTTCACATTTCGGCGCTCGCGTTCGTCGCGCTCGCGGCGCTCGTGTGGGTGACGAAGCCGAAGAAGGGAGCCGGGCCCGCGATGGGGCATTGAGCGGCGGGCTCCCGCGCGCGCCGTGCGTCATGCGCCGCGCGCCTCGGGCGGTTCGTGTGCGGCAGGATGAGGGCAGGGCGCGCCCGTGCGACGCCGCGCGCCGGAAGCGGCGGCTCGGCTGGCCTGGCCGCGCGATGCGATGGGCGCGCCAGCCTGGATCGTTCCGACCCTTCGGATAACCCGGATCGCCGCGGCGAGCACCCCGTTCGCCGGGGCGCCGCGTTCAGCGCGCGCGCAGGCTGCCGAACGCGAGATCGTCGCCCGGATCGATGGGCTCCGTCTCGCGTGCGACGTCGAGCCACGCGCGCGCCGCGTGCGACAGGTATCCCTTCTTGAGCCAGCCGATCGCGATCGCCCATGTGATTTCCGGCTCGACGATCGGCCGGCACGTGAACTGCGCGGCGTCGAGCCGCCGGCAATACGGTTCGGGCAGCAACGCGATGCCGACGCCCGCGTGCACGAGCGCCGCCATGAAATCCCAGTGACCGCTGCGGCTCACGATCTGCGGCGTGAAGCCGACCTTGCGGCACGCGTCGAGCACCGCGTCGTGCAGCGCGAGGCTTTCCGCATAGAACACGAACGGTTCGTTGGCCAGATCGGCGAGCGGCACCGTCGCGTCGGCGTCCCAGCGCGAGCCGTGCGGCGCGACGAGCCACAGCGGCGCACGCACCATCGGCAGCACGTCGAACACGGCCGGATCGACGGGCTCGAGCACGCCGCCCAGCTCCAGCTCGCCCGCGACAAGCGCTTCCTCGATCTTCCGCGCGCCCTGCTCGAACAACTTCAGCTCGATTCGCGGATAGCGCGCCTTGAACGCGGCGATCGCCGGGGTGAACAGCGAACCGCCGAGCGGCGGAATCCCGACCGTCAGCTCGCCGCGCCCGAGCGTGCCGAGATCGTTCAGCTCGGCCTGGAGCTGCGCCTGCGCGGCGAGCACGTCCTGGCCACGCTGATAGACGATCCGGCCGGCGTCCGTCAGCACCATCTGGCGACCGTCGCGCAACAGGAGCGGCGAGCCGATTTCGTCCTCGAGCGCTTTCACCATCTTGCTGATCGTCGGCTGCGTGACGTGCATCTGCTCGGCCGCGACGGTGAAGCTCTGCTGCCTGACCACCTCGACGAAATAACGCAACGCGCGCAGCTCCATCAGCGCCTCCTGTTCAGTGAGCGAATCGGCAAAGATTCCTAAACGGAATGGTTTTTATAGAACCAAGTCATTTTATTTATGGTCGCGTGAATCCTATACTGCCTCCATTCTGTAAAGCAAGGCATTTCGGGAGCATTCGATGACCAGGATCTCGGCTACGGCAACAGCGGCGACCGCGCGCGCCGGACGCACGGCGCGCATCGCGCTGCAGACGGCCGCGCTCGGCGCGCTGTGGGCGGCGATCGACTGGACGGTGCGCGCGCTCGGCGTGCCGGTGCCGTCCGGCGTGGTCGGCCTCGCGGTGCTGCTTGCGCTGCTGCTGTCCGGCCGCGTCGCGCCCGGCTGGGTGAAGGACGGCGCGAACTGGCTGCTGGCCGACATGCTGCTCTTCTTCATCCCGGCGACCGTCGCGGCGGTTCAGTACGGCGGGCTCTTCAAGGCGGACGGCTGGCGGCTCGCGCTCGTCGTGGTCGCGGGAACCACGTTCGTGATGCTGTCGGTGGCGATCGCGGTGGACATCGCGGCGGGCTTCGAACGGCGGCTCGCGGTGACGCGCGTGCGCGCCGGCCGCCGCCGCGCGCGGGCCTGACGCCGTCCGGTTCCCCTTCTCCCCAATTCACGCCATTCGTTGATGGCAACGGTTCCGCAGGCTGCATCATGACGACGCCCGATCTCTCGTTCCTCACCGCGCCTTCGAGCGCCGCGATTTCCGCCGGCTGCTTCGCGCTCACGATCGCGCTCTATTTCGCGTCGAAGCGGCTCTATGCGTACCGCAAGACGCTGTTCTTCTCGCCGCTCGTGCTCGTGCCGGCCGTGCTCGTCGCGTTCGTCGCGCTGACGGGCATTCCGTACGCGGTCTACTTCCGCGATACGCGCTGGCTGATGTGGCTGCTCGGCCCGGCGACGATCGCGTTCGCCGTGCCGATCTACGAGTACCGCGAGCTGATGAAGCGCCACTGGTTCTCACTCGCGGTGGGCGTCGTCGTCGGGATCGCGGTTGCGATCTGCGGATCGCTGCTGCTGTCGAAGCTGCTGCATCTGTCGCCCGAGCTGCAGCGCAGCCTCGTCACGCGCTCGGTGTCGACGCCGTTCGCGCTCGCCGTGTCCGACCGGATCCACGCGCCGCGCGATCTCACCGCGCTCTTCGTGATCGCGACCGGGATCTGCGGGATGCTCGTCGGCGAATTCGTGCTCGCGCTCGTGCCGCTGCGCTCGCGGCTCGCGCGCGGCGCGTTGTTCGGCGCGGCCGCGCATGCGGTGGGCACCGCGAAGGCGCGCGAGATCGGCAGCGAGGAAGGCGTCGTGTCGAGCCTCACGATGATGATCGCGGGCGTCGCGATGGTGCTGATCGCGCCGCTGCTGACGCTGCTGCCGATCTGATTCTTCGCTCCGGCCGGTCGCGCCGCGTCGCGCGTGCGGCGGCACGCGATCGCCGGCATGCGGCGGCTGCCCGCCGGCGATCGCAAGCCGCCCCGTGACGGGCGCCGGGCCGGCTCTTCCCGGTTGCCGGCGCTGCCCCGCGGGCGTTGCTTCCCCCCTTCTTTCGCAATCGTCGCTCCCGGCGGCGTACGGCGCATCGGCCTCGGCTTTCACGCGCTTTGGGGTTCCGCATCGGCTCGTGCCCTCCGGCTTGTCGCCTGCGCGGCGCTGCCCGGTACGGCTTTCGCCCGATCGCATCGCCCCCTCCCCGTCCTCGGCCGGCCGCGACCGTTCGTCCGGAGTTTCCGGTCGGCCCCGGCCGGTCCGTTCTCACGCCTGCCTCCTTGTTCGCCCGCGCGGCCCGTCCCGGCCGCCGCTCCCGCCAGCCGCATCGCGCGCCGCGGGCCGCGGCCGCCGTGCCCGGTTGCCCTTCGCCGCCCTCGCCCGCCCGACGGACAAACGGCTGAGATAGCCGCAAATCCCCCCTCTATTCCACCCATCGTGTGCGGCCCGGATGCCGAACAATGCAGGCTACTTAGAGTCTTCCCGCAGGCACGCCATGGCTACCACCGCAAACCCGACCGTCGACAAACCGGCCTCGTCCGGCAAGCTCAAGCGCATCGTCCTTTTCCTGCTGATCGGGATCGTCGCCGCCGCCGCCGCCGCGGGCGGCACGTATTTCGTGCTGTTGAAGGAAGGCGCGCGCGGCTCGGCGCCGAGCGCGCCCCCGCCGCTCGCGGTGCCCGCGTTCTTCCCGCTCGAGCCGCTCACCGTGAATCTCCAGTCCGACGACGGCGTTCAGCACTACCTGCGCGTCGGGCTGTCGCTGAAGCTGACCGACCCGAAGGCGCAGGAGTACCTGACCCAGCACATGCCGGAGCTGCGCAGCCGGATCCTGCTCGCGCTGTCGAACAAGCATCCCGAGCAGCTCGCGACGCTCGAAGGCAAGCGCGCGCTCGCCGACGAACTGAAGACGCTGATCGAGCAGCCGACCCAGCCGGGCAATCAGAGCGCACGCGTCGACGACGTGCTGTTCACCGAGTTCGTCGTCCAATAACGCCGCCGGCAAAGGAGCGCGCATGGGCCACGAAGAATTCATGTCCCAGGAGGAGGTGGATGCACTCCTCAAGGGCGTCACGGGCGAAGACGACTCTGCCGACGAACCGGCCGAGTCGTCCGGCATCCGCCCCTACAACATCGCGACGCAGGAGCGGATCGTCCGCGGCCGGATGCCCGGCCTCGAGATCATCAACGATCGTTTCGCGCGCCTGCTGCGGATCGGCATCTTCAACTTCATGCGGCGCACGGCGGAGATCTCCGTGAGCCAGGTGAAGGTGCAGAAGTACAGCGAGTTCACCCGCAACCTGCCGATTCCGACCAATCTGAACCTCGTGCACGTGAAGCCGCTGCGCGGCACGTCGCTGTTCGTGTTCGATCCGAACCTCGTGTTCTTCGTCGTCGACAACCTGTTCGGCGGCGACGGGCGTTTCCACACGCGCGTCGAGGGCCGCGACTTCACGGCGACCGAGCAGCGGATCATCGGCAAGCTGCTCAATCTCGTGTTCGAGCACTACGCGGTTGCATGGAAAAGCGTGCGGCCGCTGCAGTTCGAGTTCGTGCGCTCGGAGATGCACACGCAGTTCGCGAACGTCGCGACGCCCAACGAGATCGTGATCGTCACGCAGTTCTCGATCGAGTTCGGGCCGACGGGCGGCACGCTGCACATCTGCATGCCGTACTCGATGATCGAGCCGATCCGCGATGTGCTTTCCTCGCCGATCCAGGGCGAGGCGCTCGAGGTGGACCGCCGCTGGGTGCGCGTGCTGTCGCAGCAGGTGCAATCGGCGGAAGTGGAACTGGTCGCGGATCTCGCCGAGGTCCCGACGACGTTCGAGAAGATTCTCAACCTGCGCGCGGGCGACGTGCTGCCGCTCGACATCGCGGATTCGATCACCGCGAAGGTCGACGGCGTGCCGGTGATGGAGTGCGGTTACGGCATTTTCAATGGCCAGTACGCGTTGCGCGTGCAGAAAATGATCAGCGCAAGCGACACGATGAAGGAAGGTGGATATGACTGAGTTGAACGCGACCCCCGAGGCCGACGGCATCGATGAACAGGCGTTTGCGGACGCCGCGATGAGCGCCGCCGCGGCCGACGGCGCGGCACCCGCCGCGCCGCAGGAGGAGATGGCGATGGACGACTGGGCGGCCGCGCTCGCCGAGCAGAACCAGCAGCCGATCGAGACGGGCGCGACGGGCGCCGGCGTGTTCCGGCCGCTGTCGAAGGCCGCGGCGAGCTCGACGCACAACGACATCGACATGATCCTCGACATCCCGGTCAAGATGACGGTCGAGCTCGGCCGCACGAAGATCGCGATTCGCAACCTGCTGCAGCTCGCGCAGGGCTCGGTGGTCGAGCTCGACGGGCTCGCCGGCGAGCCGATGGACGTGCTCGTCAACGGCTGCCTGATCGCGCAGGGCGAGGTGGTCGTCGTCAACGACAAGTTCGGCATCCGGCTCACCGACATCATCACGCCGTCCGAACGCATCCGGAAGCTGAACCGATGACACCGCGCATCGCGCCGTCCGTCTCGCCGTCCGTTTCATTGCGCCGGTCGGCCGCGCGCGCGCTCGCGGCGGCGCCGCGCCGCATGCGTCGCGCGCCCGCTTCGCTTGCCGCGCTCGCAATCGGCGCGGCGGCGCTGCCCGCATCGGCCGCCGACATGGACGCGGTGAATCACGCGGCGTCGCTCGCATCGGGCGTCGTCGTCGGCTCGGCCGCGCCGTCGCTCGGCGTCGGCGCGGTGGTGCAGACGCTCGTCGGGCTCGCGGTCGTGATCGGCCTCGTGTTCGGCTGCGCGTGGCTCGCGCGGCGCTTCGGCTTCCAGCCGCAACGCCGCGGCGGCGCGCTGAAGGTCGTCGCGAGCGTCGCGGTGGGCGGCAAGGAGAGCGCGACCGTCGTCGAGATCGGCGACACCTGGCTCGTGCTCGGCGTCGCGCCCGGCAACGTGCGCCTGCTGCACACGCTGCCCGCCGGCTCGGCGGGCGTGATCGGCGCACCCGTCGCACCCGGCGTCGCGCCCGCGGGCGGCGGCCTGCCTCGTGCGCCAGGCGCGCCGGGCGGCACGGCGAGGTCCGGCCCGTTCCCCGAGGGCGCTTCCTTCGGGGCGCGCTTTCGCGACGCGATGCTCGGCGAGGCCGCGAAGCGTTTCAAGCGCGACGGCGGCAAGGATCGCTGACATGCCGCGCCTTCGTTTCGTCGCGCCGCGCGCGGATGCCGCCGCACGCGCCCACTCCGACAGCCGTTCGATGAAAACCGCTTTCCTG
Above is a window of Burkholderia thailandensis E264 DNA encoding:
- the gspL gene encoding type II secretion system protein GspL, whose protein sequence is MSTLIVLLPPREPAVPLQEWQWPELPFALVDKSGHTQRAGRAALALLPQAATTVLVVAARDLLMLEQALPPLKGPKLKQALPNIIEDQLIQDPQGCHIAVDPVALDGGRRVLAVIDRAWFKFIVDAFAAAGHRHLRAVPVTRCLPPATRRDTAEAAVEAVAMHEAAAGAPGDGHAAAEGASADTVALPEPIVAVALGLAATASAPSLAEESAALLPETAAAPRVELALARGALGEGFAAPVSTAVPTLEALANGTPLELYELGEPGAEPQLASVRPLDDKRLLPGAAIWPFDALVRRALDARFDLCQFEFEFAPWRFDHATFMRLRVPLALAAATLVVAVIGVNAHWWKLSRERDALAAQITETLLTAFPKTTTVLDPAAQMTRQLDRLRIAAGELSPNDFLSLASRLARSLGPLPPNGIASLDYHDRRLDVGFKPETKVDPDFAQRLARNGLAGEIDSSTGKWIIRSRS
- the gspM gene encoding type II secretion system protein GspM; the encoded protein is MKTTEFNEALSQFWEARTAREKLLLGWGGAVLAVAIAYSVLWSPAQEGRARIQRELPTMRHELAEMTAQANEARSLAGAAQGVAPTGVALKDALAASLSDHGLAAAPPQVVGGGVQIQLKNASFPAWTQWLDDVRRQFKAQVVEAHVSALKEDGQVDLTAVLQPASVK
- a CDS encoding type II secretion system protein N; its protein translation is MPMTWPMRIRRGAPWVVVGGLAILVTLVALLPAAWVTPQFARATGGRVNLVDPEGSLWRGSATLLLAPGADRSASTLLPGRVEWRTRFWPLFAGRVRMRLRQTDAMPDGVALDATLRGAVLSAGSMAVPASLLVGLGTPFNTLDLQGNVRLDWTDWRLFGADAFGQLTVTITDMSSRVSRVKPLGSYRAVLEARGANSTLDLSTSKGPLMLSGQGSFGATGTSFRGTASAAPEQRDNLAGLLNLLGHPIGGGAVSLIYGDAAR
- a CDS encoding efflux transporter outer membrane subunit → MPQVPHPRARRALSAAVAAAAAVLLAGCAVGPDYHRPDAAIPAAYKEAPPGWKVAQPADRADRGPWWSIYDDPQLNALVDKLNASNQTVAQYAAAYRQARALVAQARASYFPTLGLTASESRASSALSSGTTTRTIGNTYNVGLDASWEPDLWGKVSRTVGAQKAGEAAAAADLANARLSAQATLAQTYFQLRAADATQKLLDDTVASYQKSLQLTQNQYAQGVAARSDVIQAQTQLQSAQAAAIDNGIARAQYEHAIATLVGEPASTFSLPPMPLTAEPPAMPIDVPSAILERRPDVAAAERRAAAANEQIGVAIAAFFPTLTLSASGGFQSSVWSQLFTLPARFWSVGPQLAATLFDAGLRAAQTEAARATYDQDVAAYRAAVLSAFQDVEDNLASQRILEQEIAVQRQAVESARHALDITLNQYKAGTVAYLNVLTAQTTAFSAQQKLSTISGQRMVSSVGLVKALGGGWDVSQIARETGSMQAPAAPQPASGPAAAVAPAATPAAAVGPAARSAAVVATASANASAVRPAATPTQ
- a CDS encoding MarR family winged helix-turn-helix transcriptional regulator, producing the protein MTMSGLYDPEHIELESSLGYYLTKARQALVERLDRALGPLELTAQQISVILLLARGYARTPFELSRKLSYDSGSMTRMLDRLEKKGFVARARSELDRRVIELALTERGAQAAQALPALIATELNAQLEGFSAGELALLTDLLRRFIANAPGAADSACAASIAEPPPGKR
- a CDS encoding DHA2 family efflux MFS transporter permease subunit translates to MAATAPASASLSAEPAPLSGGTLALLTVGLALGTFMEVLDTSIANVAVPTISGSLGVATSEGTWVISSYSVASAIAVPLTGWLARRVGEVRLFTLSVLAFTIASALCGLAENFESLIAFRLLQGLVSGPMVPLSQTILMRSYPPAKRGLALGLWAMTVIVAPIFGPVMGGWITDNYTWPWIFYINLPIGMFSAACAFFLLRGRETKTTKQRIDAIGLALLVIGVSCLQMMLDLGKDRDWFNSTFITSLALIAVVSLAFMLVWEATEKEPVVDLSLFKDRNFALGAMIISFGFMAFFGSVVIFPLWLQTVMGYTAGLAGLATAPVGFLALVLSPLIGRNMHRLDLRMVASFAFVVFAGVSIWNSTFTLDVPFNHVILPRLVQGIGVACFFVPMTTITLSSISDERLASASGLSNFLRTLSGAIGTAVSSTFWENDAIYHHARLAESVDVYAQSTIDFQGALARLGIVGDVSTAQINQIVTQQGFMMATNDFFHISALAFVALAALVWVTKPKKGAGPAMGH
- a CDS encoding LysR family transcriptional regulator, whose protein sequence is MELRALRYFVEVVRQQSFTVAAEQMHVTQPTISKMVKALEDEIGSPLLLRDGRQMVLTDAGRIVYQRGQDVLAAQAQLQAELNDLGTLGRGELTVGIPPLGGSLFTPAIAAFKARYPRIELKLFEQGARKIEEALVAGELELGGVLEPVDPAVFDVLPMVRAPLWLVAPHGSRWDADATVPLADLANEPFVFYAESLALHDAVLDACRKVGFTPQIVSRSGHWDFMAALVHAGVGIALLPEPYCRRLDAAQFTCRPIVEPEITWAIAIGWLKKGYLSHAARAWLDVARETEPIDPGDDLAFGSLRAR